One region of Nycticebus coucang isolate mNycCou1 chromosome 10, mNycCou1.pri, whole genome shotgun sequence genomic DNA includes:
- the LOC128596555 gene encoding LOW QUALITY PROTEIN: zinc finger protein 432-like (The sequence of the model RefSeq protein was modified relative to this genomic sequence to represent the inferred CDS: deleted 1 base in 1 codon; substituted 1 base at 1 genomic stop codon), giving the protein MEVARGYQASRPDALSRLEQGEQPWTTEDEMYSRICPGVVAQHYNLSILGGGENNKVDDHLQGHLENQRLLKAMEQYYEHNAFGNIVPQSKSHFSFRENHVTFESYIKTLKSNLSLVDQNKSYEINNSTKFNEHGKTFFQGKYEELHSVKFSVSTKPNRIKSQVNKHQRSHDIEKTHVCSECGKAFVKKSQLTDHERVHTGEKPYGCSMCAKVFSRKSRLNEHQRIHKREKSFICNECRKVFTMKSHLIEHQRTHTGEKPYVCDECGKGFPGKRNLIVHQQNHTGEKSYVCSDCGKGFTGKRMLIIHQRTHTGEKPYIWSECGKGFTTKHYVIIHQRNHTGEKPYICIECGKGFIVKSRMIEHQXTHTGEKPYVCSECGKGFPSKSNLIVHQRNHTTEKSYLCSECGKGFTVKTMLIRHKRIHTGEKPYICTECGKGFPLKSRLIVHQRAHTGEKPYRCTECGKGFTINSGLVLHQRTLTREKPYKCRECGKGFAFKSNLVVHQRTHTGEKPFLCKECGKGFTMKRYLIVHQEMHTRKKSYICGECGRGSWKQLILHKQIHTGEKPYACNECGKGFTVKSHLIVHQRTHTGEKPFICSKCGKAFSSKRNLFAHQRTHIGNKP; this is encoded by the exons ATGGAGGTAGCTCGGG GTTATCAAGCCAGCAGACCAGATGCACTGTCCAGGTTGGAACAAGGAGAACAACCTTGGACAACAGAAGATGAAATGTATAGTCGCATCTGTCCAG gtgtggtggctcaacactataatcttagcattctgggaggcggag aAAACAACAAGGTTGATGATCATTTGCAGGGTCACCTGGAAAATCAAAGACTATTAAAGGCTATGGAGCAATACTACGAACACAATGCATTTGGAAATATTGTACCTCAAAgcaaaagtcatttttcttttagggAAAATCATGTTACGTTTGAGTCATATATAAAAACTTTGAAATCAAATTTAAGTTTAGTTGACCAGAACAAAAGCTATGAAATTAACAATTCTACTAAATTCAATGAACAtgggaaaacattttttcaaggTAAGTATGAAGAACTTCATTCTGTTAAATTTTCTGTAAGTACAAAACCTAATAGAATTAAATCCCAAGTCAATAAGCATCAGAGAAGTCATGACATAGAGAAAACTCATGTATGcagtgaatgtggaaaagcctttgtCAAGAAGTCTCAGCTCACTGATCATGAGAGAGTTCATACAGGAGAAAAACCTTACGGATGTAGTATGTGTGCAAAAGTATTCTCCAGAAAGTCCAGGCTCAAtgaacatcagagaattcacaaaAGGGAGAAATCCTTTATATGCAATGAATGTAGAAAAGTATTTACCATGAAAAGCCATCTGATTGAACATCAGCgaactcatactggagagaaaccctatgtaTGCGATGAATGTGGAAAAGGTTTCCCAGGCAAGCGAAATCTCATTGTACATCAGCAAAatcatactggagagaaatctTATGTATGCAGTGATTGTGGAAAAGGCTTCACTGGGAAGCGCATGCTTATCATACATCAGCGAactcatacaggagagaaaccctacatcTGG AGTGAATGTGGGAAAGGCTTCACCACAAAGCACTATGTCATCATACATCAACGAaatcatacaggagagaaaccatatATATGCATTGAATGTGGAAAAGGCTTCATTGTGAAGAGCCGTATGATCGAACATCAGTGAactcatacaggagagaaaccctatgtaTGCAGTGAATGTGGAAAAGGCTTTCCTAGCAAGAGTAATCTCATTGTACATCAGAGAAATCATACAACAGAGAAATCGTATCTATGTAGTGAATGTGGAAAAGGCTTCACGGTAAAGACCATGCTTATTAGACATAAgcgaattcatactggagagaaaccttacataTGCACTGAGTGTGGGAAAGGCTTCCCCTTGAAGAGTCGGCTGATTGTACATCAGCGAgctcatactggagaaaaaccttacagATGCACTGAATGTGGGAAAGGTTTCACCATAAATAGTGGACTGGTATTACATCAGCGAACTCTTACTagagagaaaccttataaatgcCGTGAATGTGGAAAAGGTTTTGCCTTTAAGAGCAATCTTGTTGTACACCAGCgaactcatactggagagaaaccctttcTGTGCaaagaatgtggaaaaggctTCACCATGAAACGATATCTCATTGTACATCAGGAAATGCATACAAGAAAGAAATCTTATATATGTGGTGAATGTGGAAGAGGTTCATGGAAACAGCTCATTTTACATAAGcaaattcatactggagagaagccttATGCATGCAATGAATGTGGTAAAGGCTTCACTGTGAAAAGCCATCTAATAGTTCATCAACGAactcatacaggagagaaaccctttATATGCAGcaaatgtggaaaagccttctcCTCAAAAAGAAATCTCTTTGCACATCAGCGAACTCATATTGGAAACAAACCCTAA